The following are from one region of the Penaeus chinensis breed Huanghai No. 1 chromosome 5, ASM1920278v2, whole genome shotgun sequence genome:
- the LOC125025715 gene encoding facilitated trehalose transporter Tret1-like isoform X1 — translation MDAQEEKPMNSPDECEAVRQKEEPKDERRRRLLRQFGLVCLATSGHFALGATLPWPSPALSSMAEDNSTLFGTEISLTPVQMDMTGSLVSLGSLAGAWAAGWMVSVLGRRRSLQVISVPYLLGWLCNALSPNAPVLLTARFVLGLACGATTVAASSYIMELADVSVRGMMSTMPTLGIVLGSLYTVWMGYVFPWHYLALVCAVPPALLLVVTFVLPDSPSFLVVQGRRQTAMAILKGLRGEYADVEAEVLELERRNASSSSSKGSAGWKGLLKADVLKKIGVMVMLFLFQQMCGNYVFMIQTARVLAAAGAPWDPDAATVVVAGVRVAGTVVAFFLLDRVGRRHCLGASHAINASALVVLGVYVHLRENAAPDDDTYVRLNWVPLLCVVVIMFILNVGAHPVPFILATEYFPTNIRAQASSICFSSGTAFAFLALQLYTPMQMTMTQAGLYWFYASVSALSVAFTFAFVHETKGRAVG, via the exons ATGAGTGTGAGGCTGTGAGGCAGAAGGAGGAACCGAAAGATGAGAGGCGGAGGAGGCTGCTCAGACAG TTCGGGCTGGTGTGCCTCGCCACCAGCGGACACTTCGCCTTGGGTGCCACGCTGCCCTGGCCCTCGCCGGCACTCTCCAGCATGGCGGAGGACAACTCCACGCTGTTTGGAACGGAGATCAGCCTCACCCCGGTGCAGATGGACATGACAG GCAGCCTCGTGTCGCTCGGGTCCCTGGCAGGTGCGTGGGCGGCTGGATGGATGGTGAGCGTGCTAGGAAGAAGGCGGTCCCTGCAGGTGATCTCGGTGCCCTACCTCCTGGGCTGGCTGTGCAACGCCCTGTCACCCAACGCGCCCGTCCTGCTCACCGCCAG gTTCGTGTTGGGCCTTGCCTGCGGCGCCACCACGGTCGCAGCCTCTTCATACATCATGGAGCTCGCGGACGTGAGTGTACGGGGCATGATGTCCACGATGCCCACGCTGGGCATCGTGCTGGGAAGCCTATACACTGTATGGATGGGCTACGTGTTCCCTTGGCACTACTTGGCCCTGGTGTGTGCGGTGCCTCCCGCCTTGCTCCTGGTGGTCACGTTCGTCCTTCCCGACTCCCCGTCCTTCCTGGTGGTGCAAGGCCGCCGTCAGACCGCCATGGCCATCCTGAAGGGGCTGAGGGGCGAATACGCCGACGTGGAGGCCGAAGTCCTTGAGCTGGAGCGACGGAacgcctcctcgtcctcctcgaaGGGCTCCGCAGGCTGGAAGGGCCTCCTCAAGGCCGACGTCCTGAAGAAGATCGGCGTCATGGTGATGCTATTCTTGTTCCAGCAGATGTGCGGCAACTACGTGTTCATGATCCAGACGGCCAGGGTCCTAGCGGCGGCCGGAGCGCCGTGGGACCCCGACGCGGCGACGGTGGTGGTGGCCGGCGTGCGCGTGGCCGGGACGGTGGTCGCCTTCTTCCTGCTGGACCGCGTGGGCCGGCGCCATTGCCTCGGGGCCTCGCACGCCATCAACGCCTCCGCGCTCGTTGTGCTCGGGGTCTACGTGCACCTCCGCGAAAATGCAGCGCCGGACGACGACACTTACGTCAG GTTGAACTGGGTGCCTCTTCTTTGCGTGGTGGTGATCATGTTCATCCTAAATGTGGGGGCTCATCCTGTGCCTTTCATCCTTGCTACTGAGTATTTTCCCACCAACATCAGAGCTCAG GCGTCGTCAATCTGCTTCTCGTCGGGAACCGCCTTCGCCTTCCTCGCCCTGCAGCTGTACACGCCGATGCAGATGACGATGACGCAGGCAGGCCTCTACTGGTTCTACGCCTCCGTCAGCGCCCTCAGCGTCGCCTTCACTTTTGCCTTCGTCCACGAGACGAAGGGTCGGGCCGTCGGCTGA
- the LOC125025715 gene encoding facilitated trehalose transporter Tret1-like isoform X2, protein MAEDNSTLFGTEISLTPVQMDMTGSLVSLGSLAGAWAAGWMVSVLGRRRSLQVISVPYLLGWLCNALSPNAPVLLTARFVLGLACGATTVAASSYIMELADVSVRGMMSTMPTLGIVLGSLYTVWMGYVFPWHYLALVCAVPPALLLVVTFVLPDSPSFLVVQGRRQTAMAILKGLRGEYADVEAEVLELERRNASSSSSKGSAGWKGLLKADVLKKIGVMVMLFLFQQMCGNYVFMIQTARVLAAAGAPWDPDAATVVVAGVRVAGTVVAFFLLDRVGRRHCLGASHAINASALVVLGVYVHLRENAAPDDDTYVRLNWVPLLCVVVIMFILNVGAHPVPFILATEYFPTNIRAQASSICFSSGTAFAFLALQLYTPMQMTMTQAGLYWFYASVSALSVAFTFAFVHETKGRAVG, encoded by the exons ATGGCGGAGGACAACTCCACGCTGTTTGGAACGGAGATCAGCCTCACCCCGGTGCAGATGGACATGACAG GCAGCCTCGTGTCGCTCGGGTCCCTGGCAGGTGCGTGGGCGGCTGGATGGATGGTGAGCGTGCTAGGAAGAAGGCGGTCCCTGCAGGTGATCTCGGTGCCCTACCTCCTGGGCTGGCTGTGCAACGCCCTGTCACCCAACGCGCCCGTCCTGCTCACCGCCAG gTTCGTGTTGGGCCTTGCCTGCGGCGCCACCACGGTCGCAGCCTCTTCATACATCATGGAGCTCGCGGACGTGAGTGTACGGGGCATGATGTCCACGATGCCCACGCTGGGCATCGTGCTGGGAAGCCTATACACTGTATGGATGGGCTACGTGTTCCCTTGGCACTACTTGGCCCTGGTGTGTGCGGTGCCTCCCGCCTTGCTCCTGGTGGTCACGTTCGTCCTTCCCGACTCCCCGTCCTTCCTGGTGGTGCAAGGCCGCCGTCAGACCGCCATGGCCATCCTGAAGGGGCTGAGGGGCGAATACGCCGACGTGGAGGCCGAAGTCCTTGAGCTGGAGCGACGGAacgcctcctcgtcctcctcgaaGGGCTCCGCAGGCTGGAAGGGCCTCCTCAAGGCCGACGTCCTGAAGAAGATCGGCGTCATGGTGATGCTATTCTTGTTCCAGCAGATGTGCGGCAACTACGTGTTCATGATCCAGACGGCCAGGGTCCTAGCGGCGGCCGGAGCGCCGTGGGACCCCGACGCGGCGACGGTGGTGGTGGCCGGCGTGCGCGTGGCCGGGACGGTGGTCGCCTTCTTCCTGCTGGACCGCGTGGGCCGGCGCCATTGCCTCGGGGCCTCGCACGCCATCAACGCCTCCGCGCTCGTTGTGCTCGGGGTCTACGTGCACCTCCGCGAAAATGCAGCGCCGGACGACGACACTTACGTCAG GTTGAACTGGGTGCCTCTTCTTTGCGTGGTGGTGATCATGTTCATCCTAAATGTGGGGGCTCATCCTGTGCCTTTCATCCTTGCTACTGAGTATTTTCCCACCAACATCAGAGCTCAG GCGTCGTCAATCTGCTTCTCGTCGGGAACCGCCTTCGCCTTCCTCGCCCTGCAGCTGTACACGCCGATGCAGATGACGATGACGCAGGCAGGCCTCTACTGGTTCTACGCCTCCGTCAGCGCCCTCAGCGTCGCCTTCACTTTTGCCTTCGTCCACGAGACGAAGGGTCGGGCCGTCGGCTGA